The following proteins come from a genomic window of Pseudomonas cichorii:
- a CDS encoding PilZ domain-containing protein, with translation MTDSPSDRRRFKRIAFDARTDLSQGNHNWKVQLLDLSLKGLLIERPEPWTGNPDEHFLVDIHLSDDAYVKMDVKLTHDDNQHLGFVCLHIGLESISHLKRLVELNLGDPAELDRELAALIEI, from the coding sequence ATGACCGACTCCCCCTCAGATCGCCGTCGTTTCAAGCGCATCGCTTTCGATGCCAGGACCGACCTCAGCCAGGGCAACCACAACTGGAAAGTGCAGTTGCTCGATCTCTCTCTGAAAGGACTGCTCATCGAACGGCCGGAACCCTGGACGGGTAATCCGGACGAGCACTTTCTGGTGGACATTCATCTCAGCGACGATGCCTACGTGAAGATGGATGTGAAGCTGACACATGACGACAACCAGCATCTCGGGTTTGTCTGCCTGCACATCGGGCTGGAATCGATCAGTCATTTGAAGCGGCTGGTGGAGCTGAACCTGGGAGATCCGGCTGAGCTGGACAGGGAACTGGCGGCGCTGATCGAGATTTGA
- the radA gene encoding DNA repair protein RadA has product MAKAKRLYGCTECGATFPKWAGQCSDCGAWNTLVETMLESGAAAPPSGRTGWTGSQAQIKTLAEVSVEEIPRFSTNSNELDRVLGGGLVDGSVVLIGGDPGIGKSTILLQTLCNIAERMPALYVTGEESQQQVAMRARRLGLPQDKLRVMTETCIETIIATARVEHPKVMVIDSIQTIFTEQLQSAPGGVAQVRESAALLVRYAKQSGTAIFLVGHVTKEGALAGPRVLEHMVDTVLYFEGESDGRLRLLRAVKNRFGAVNELGVFGMTDKGLKEVSNPSAIFLTRAQEEVPGSVVMATWEGTRPMLVEVQALVDDSHMSNPRRVTLGLDQNRLAMLLAVLHRHGGIPTHDQDVFLNVVGGVKVLETASDLALMAAVMSSLRNRPLPHDLLVFGEVGLSGEVRPVPSGQERLKEAAKHGFKRAIVPKGNAPKEAPAGLQIIAVTRLEQALDALFE; this is encoded by the coding sequence ATGGCCAAGGCCAAACGCTTGTACGGCTGCACGGAGTGCGGTGCGACTTTTCCCAAATGGGCTGGCCAGTGCAGTGATTGCGGCGCCTGGAACACGCTGGTTGAAACCATGCTGGAAAGCGGCGCAGCCGCCCCTCCCAGCGGACGCACCGGCTGGACGGGCTCGCAGGCCCAGATCAAGACCCTGGCCGAAGTCAGTGTCGAAGAGATTCCGCGCTTCTCAACCAACTCCAACGAACTGGATCGGGTCCTGGGCGGCGGCCTTGTGGATGGCTCTGTCGTCTTGATCGGTGGTGATCCGGGGATCGGTAAATCCACGATTCTGCTGCAAACCCTGTGCAATATCGCCGAGCGCATGCCAGCCCTGTATGTGACGGGCGAAGAATCCCAGCAACAGGTGGCCATGCGCGCCCGTCGCCTTGGCCTGCCTCAGGATAAATTGCGGGTGATGACCGAAACCTGCATCGAGACCATCATCGCCACGGCGCGTGTCGAGCACCCCAAGGTCATGGTGATCGACTCCATCCAGACGATCTTCACCGAACAACTGCAATCCGCTCCCGGCGGCGTGGCGCAAGTGCGGGAAAGCGCCGCCTTGCTGGTGCGTTACGCCAAGCAGAGCGGCACGGCGATTTTCCTGGTTGGCCATGTGACCAAGGAAGGTGCGCTGGCCGGGCCTCGGGTCCTGGAGCATATGGTCGATACCGTTCTCTATTTCGAGGGCGAGTCGGATGGACGGCTGCGTCTGCTGCGGGCGGTGAAAAACCGTTTCGGCGCCGTCAACGAACTGGGCGTGTTCGGCATGACGGACAAGGGGCTCAAGGAGGTTTCCAACCCGTCAGCGATTTTTCTGACCCGTGCTCAGGAAGAAGTGCCCGGCAGCGTGGTCATGGCGACCTGGGAAGGCACGCGCCCGATGCTGGTGGAAGTTCAGGCGCTGGTGGATGACAGCCACATGTCCAATCCGCGTCGGGTAACGCTGGGGCTGGATCAGAATCGTCTGGCGATGCTGCTGGCGGTCTTGCATCGCCATGGCGGAATCCCGACCCACGATCAGGACGTGTTCCTCAATGTGGTGGGTGGTGTGAAAGTGCTGGAAACCGCGTCTGACCTGGCGTTGATGGCGGCGGTCATGTCGAGCCTGCGCAACCGGCCATTGCCTCATGATCTGCTGGTGTTCGGGGAAGTGGGGCTTTCCGGCGAGGTCAGGCCGGTGCCCAGCGGTCAGGAACGTCTGAAAGAGGCTGCCAAGCATGGCTTCAAGCGAGCCATCGTGCCCAAGGGCAATGCCCCCAAGGAAGCGCCGGCCGGTTTGCAGATCATTGCGGTTACTCGGCTGGAGCAGGCGCTGGATGCGTTGTTTGAATAG
- the mscL gene encoding large-conductance mechanosensitive channel protein MscL, protein MSVLSEFKAFAVKGNVVDMAVGIIIGAAFGKIVSSFVGDVIMPPLGLLIGGVDFSDLAITLRAAEGTTPAVLLAYGKFIQTVLDFVIVAFAIFMGVKAINRLKREEAKAPTLPPTPSKEEVLLGEIRDLLKEQNKPAAPITVDPGRPV, encoded by the coding sequence ATGAGCGTACTAAGCGAATTCAAGGCCTTCGCCGTCAAAGGTAACGTGGTCGATATGGCCGTGGGTATCATCATTGGTGCAGCATTCGGCAAGATCGTTTCATCATTCGTCGGTGACGTGATCATGCCCCCGCTGGGCCTGTTGATCGGCGGTGTGGACTTCAGTGACCTGGCCATTACCCTGCGAGCGGCCGAAGGCACAACGCCTGCCGTGCTGCTGGCCTACGGCAAGTTCATCCAGACCGTACTCGACTTCGTCATCGTGGCGTTCGCCATCTTCATGGGCGTCAAGGCCATCAACCGCCTCAAGCGCGAAGAAGCCAAGGCCCCGACCCTGCCACCGACACCGTCCAAGGAAGAAGTCCTGCTGGGCGAGATTCGTGATTTGCTCAAAGAGCAGAACAAGCCAGCGGCACCGATTACGGTGGACCCTGGTCGTCCGGTTTGA
- a CDS encoding ferredoxin--NADP reductase, producing the protein MTASEDKFTRQTLQRVTPLTDNLFTLRTTRDPGFRFRAGQFARLGVTRADGSTVWRPYSMVSAPHDEFLEFFSIVVPGGEFTSELSRLREGDTLLVEKLATGYLTPDRFVDGRDLWLLSTGTGVAPFLSILQDFEIWDKFERIILVYSAREAKELAYQQLIAELMQRDYLAEYADKFLFLPTVTREQHPGALHGRITSLIENGALERAAGVELTPEHSRVMICGNPQMIDDTRAVLKQRNMQLNLTRRPGQVVVENYW; encoded by the coding sequence ATGACCGCCAGCGAAGACAAGTTCACCCGCCAGACACTGCAGCGTGTGACGCCATTGACCGACAATCTGTTTACTCTGCGCACCACGCGCGACCCCGGTTTTCGTTTTCGTGCCGGGCAGTTCGCTCGCCTTGGCGTGACCAGAGCCGATGGCAGTACGGTATGGCGCCCCTACTCGATGGTTTCTGCGCCCCATGACGAGTTTCTGGAGTTCTTCTCCATCGTGGTGCCGGGCGGGGAGTTCACCAGTGAACTGAGCCGTCTGCGCGAAGGCGACACCTTGCTGGTGGAGAAGCTGGCGACCGGTTATCTGACGCCGGACCGTTTTGTCGACGGGCGAGACTTGTGGCTGTTATCCACAGGCACGGGCGTCGCGCCTTTTCTCTCGATCCTTCAGGACTTTGAGATATGGGATAAATTCGAGCGGATCATCCTGGTCTACAGCGCCCGTGAGGCCAAGGAGCTGGCTTATCAGCAGTTGATTGCCGAGTTGATGCAGCGCGATTATCTGGCCGAGTACGCCGACAAGTTCCTGTTCCTGCCCACCGTAACCCGCGAACAGCATCCCGGCGCCTTGCATGGGCGTATCACAAGCCTGATCGAAAATGGCGCGCTGGAACGTGCCGCAGGTGTCGAGCTGACGCCCGAGCATTCGCGGGTGATGATCTGCGGCAATCCGCAAATGATCGACGATACGCGGGCCGTGCTCAAACAGCGCAACATGCAACTCAACCTGACCCGTCGGCCAGGGCAGGTTGTGGTTGAGAATTACTGGTAG
- a CDS encoding helix-turn-helix domain-containing protein, translating to MGSMEFNSPSPSHAKNLTHREIEILKWSAEGKTAGDIAIILSLKERTIHFHIASAIQKMGVCNKTAAAVQAALSGMF from the coding sequence ATGGGATCCATGGAATTCAACTCACCATCCCCATCTCACGCAAAAAACCTTACCCATCGAGAAATCGAGATCCTCAAATGGTCCGCGGAAGGCAAGACAGCGGGCGACATCGCAATCATTCTGAGCCTGAAAGAGCGCACCATTCATTTTCATATCGCCAGCGCGATACAGAAAATGGGGGTTTGCAACAAAACGGCTGCGGCCGTACAGGCAGCCTTGAGCGGAATGTTCTGA